Proteins from a single region of Crassaminicella profunda:
- the gltS gene encoding sodium/glutamate symporter, producing MVLQLDMIQALALAVIVLLVGQLIRKKVSFLEKFCIPAPVIGGLIFATLALILKQTGTLEFEMDGTLKTVLMTAFFTTVGFTASLRLLKKGGLQVLLFLGIAIVLVSLQNVVGVSLAKVFNLDTLIGLSTGSVPMTGGHGTSGAFGPEFEKAGVIGATTVAMASATFGLIVGSMLGGPIAKRLIEKHNLLDKKQTLDSQESTTSKENGITELIPSNFASAAFQIIIAMGLGTILSSLLQKTGMTLPSYIGAMFAAAIMRNISDITGSYKTPSTEIDILGNISLSLFLAMALMGLKLWQLADLAVPLFVMLIAQSLLMATFAYFITFRVMGKDYQAAVLAGGHCGFGMGATPNAIANMEAISSNYGPAPAAFFIIPLVGSLFIDFFNAGIITTFMNIFH from the coding sequence ATGGTATTACAACTAGACATGATTCAAGCATTAGCTCTTGCAGTAATAGTTTTATTGGTAGGTCAACTCATCAGGAAAAAAGTGAGCTTTTTAGAAAAGTTCTGTATCCCAGCACCTGTTATAGGAGGATTGATTTTCGCAACACTTGCTTTAATATTAAAACAAACTGGTACTCTAGAATTTGAAATGGATGGTACACTAAAAACAGTCCTAATGACTGCATTCTTTACAACTGTCGGTTTCACTGCCAGCCTGAGATTATTAAAGAAAGGTGGACTTCAAGTTCTTTTATTCCTTGGAATTGCAATCGTTCTTGTATCTCTTCAAAATGTTGTTGGTGTAAGTTTAGCAAAAGTTTTCAACTTGGATACATTAATTGGTCTTTCAACAGGTTCTGTTCCTATGACTGGTGGACATGGAACTAGTGGAGCTTTCGGACCTGAATTTGAAAAAGCTGGCGTAATTGGTGCTACTACCGTAGCTATGGCTTCTGCAACTTTTGGTCTAATTGTAGGAAGTATGTTAGGTGGTCCAATTGCAAAACGATTAATTGAAAAGCATAATCTTTTAGACAAAAAACAAACATTAGATTCACAAGAAAGTACAACATCAAAAGAAAATGGTATTACTGAATTAATTCCTAGCAATTTTGCATCAGCTGCATTCCAAATTATCATTGCTATGGGACTTGGAACAATTCTTTCAAGCTTACTTCAAAAAACAGGTATGACACTCCCTTCTTATATAGGCGCAATGTTTGCCGCAGCAATTATGAGAAATATATCTGATATTACAGGTTCCTACAAAACGCCAAGTACTGAAATTGATATATTAGGAAATATTTCATTATCTCTTTTCTTAGCAATGGCATTAATGGGATTAAAATTATGGCAACTTGCTGATTTAGCAGTTCCTCTATTTGTAATGTTAATTGCACAATCACTACTTATGGCAACATTTGCATACTTTATAACATTTAGAGTAATGGGAAAAGATTATCAAGCAGCAGTTTTAGCTGGTGGCCACTGTGGTTTTGGTATGGGTGCTACACCAAATGCAATTGCAAACATGGAAGCAATTTCAAGCAATTATGGTCCAGCTCCAGCAGCATTCTTTATCATTCCATTAGTAGGAAGTTTGTTTATTGACTTCTTTAACGCTGGTATTATTACTACTTTCATGAATATATTCCATTAA
- a CDS encoding PRK06851 family protein has translation MSKKGWIKKVFPGGNTAKGFHSYYDHIIGIDAKRLFIIKGGPGVGKSSFMKKIGYEMVKMGYDVEFHQCSSDNDSLDGIVIPDLKIAMIDGTAPHIVDPKLPGAVDEILNFGEFWNEDGIRKNKSEIIKTTSKIGKLFKRAYRYFAAAKSIRDDMEIIYEEALDMGKLHEATRELKKEIFATLNYTEKEGSVRHLFGSALSPNGLVDHYVTIIGKIEKVYYMEGSYVKGVSNFMEEMVDEGIKKGLYMEVYHEPLDEKNIETILIPGLNMAITASSKYADIHYKKIVLDDFMNKEFLAKKESFLKEDKLMMENLIKAGLSNIAKAKKTHDELEKFYVSNMDFKGVDELKEKIFKRIINYSNELKR, from the coding sequence ATGAGCAAAAAAGGTTGGATAAAAAAAGTTTTTCCAGGAGGCAATACTGCAAAGGGGTTTCATTCTTATTATGATCATATAATTGGTATTGATGCAAAAAGATTATTTATTATTAAAGGGGGACCTGGTGTAGGAAAATCTTCTTTTATGAAAAAAATAGGCTATGAAATGGTAAAGATGGGATATGACGTGGAATTTCATCAATGTTCATCAGATAATGATTCATTAGATGGGATTGTAATACCAGATTTAAAGATTGCTATGATTGATGGTACAGCACCACATATAGTGGACCCTAAACTGCCAGGTGCTGTAGATGAGATTCTTAATTTTGGAGAATTTTGGAATGAAGATGGCATAAGAAAGAATAAAAGTGAAATTATAAAAACTACATCTAAAATTGGAAAGCTCTTCAAAAGAGCATATAGATACTTTGCTGCAGCAAAATCTATAAGAGATGATATGGAAATTATCTATGAAGAAGCTTTAGATATGGGGAAATTACATGAAGCTACAAGAGAATTAAAGAAAGAAATATTTGCTACATTGAATTATACAGAAAAAGAGGGGAGCGTTCGCCATTTATTTGGAAGTGCATTGTCTCCAAATGGATTAGTAGATCATTATGTAACCATTATTGGGAAAATAGAAAAGGTATATTATATGGAAGGCTCCTATGTAAAAGGGGTTTCTAATTTTATGGAAGAGATGGTTGATGAAGGAATCAAAAAGGGACTTTATATGGAAGTGTATCATGAACCATTAGATGAAAAGAATATTGAAACAATCCTTATACCAGGACTAAATATGGCTATTACAGCTAGTAGCAAATATGCTGATATACATTATAAAAAGATTGTTTTGGATGATTTTATGAATAAAGAATTTTTAGCTAAAAAGGAAAGCTTTTTAAAGGAAGATAAGCTAATGATGGAAAATCTAATAAAGGCTGGACTTTCTAATATAGCAAAGGCTAAAAAAACGCATGATGAACTTGAAAAGTTTTATGTTTCTAATATGGATTTTAAAGGAGTAGACGAATTAAAAGAAAAAATATTTAAAAGAATTATAAATTATTCAAATGAATTAAAAAGATAA
- the gabT gene encoding 4-aminobutyrate--2-oxoglutarate transaminase — protein sequence MKELKEPKIITQIPGPKSQALLEIREKNVPSGVSSYVPTFIKQGQGALFEDVDGNVFLDFAGGIGVLNIGYSHKEVVKAVKEQCDKYFHTSINVVSYEQYVRLAEKLNNLIPGNFEKKTMFVNSGAEAVENAIKIARKYTKRKEIIAFTGAFHGRTLLTMTLTSKVKPYKFGFEPFAQGVHRIEFPYIYRRPKGISEQNSINYYIQKLEKFFLENVAPENVAAIILEPIQGEGGFIVPPDNYIRELRNICDRHGILLIADEVQSGFCRTGKVFATEYWEEFGVYADIVTSAKSIAAGLPLSAVTGKAEIMEAAQVGGIGGTYCGNPVATTAALKVIEVMERENYAQKANHIAEIAMKRFNEMKEKYEIIGDIRGRGAMMAIELVKNKDTQEPAKKETNKVLQECWKNGLVVLSAGVRGNNIRFLMPLIITDQQLNIGLDILENAIKRVTDHNI from the coding sequence ATGAAAGAATTGAAAGAACCTAAAATTATTACACAAATACCAGGACCAAAATCTCAAGCGTTATTAGAGATAAGAGAAAAAAATGTACCATCTGGAGTATCTAGTTATGTTCCTACTTTTATTAAACAAGGACAAGGAGCGTTATTTGAAGATGTGGATGGAAATGTATTTTTAGATTTTGCAGGAGGAATTGGTGTATTAAACATAGGATATAGTCATAAAGAAGTAGTAAAGGCTGTAAAAGAACAATGTGATAAGTATTTTCATACAAGTATTAACGTTGTGTCTTATGAGCAGTATGTTCGATTGGCAGAAAAATTAAATAATTTAATTCCAGGAAATTTTGAAAAGAAAACTATGTTTGTGAACAGTGGTGCTGAGGCAGTAGAAAATGCAATTAAGATTGCACGTAAATACACAAAACGAAAAGAGATTATTGCATTTACTGGTGCATTTCATGGTAGAACTTTGTTGACAATGACACTTACAAGTAAAGTAAAACCTTATAAATTTGGTTTTGAGCCTTTTGCTCAAGGAGTACATCGCATTGAATTTCCATATATCTACAGAAGGCCTAAAGGAATTTCAGAGCAAAATAGTATAAACTATTATATTCAAAAGCTTGAGAAATTTTTCTTGGAGAATGTTGCACCTGAAAATGTAGCTGCTATTATTTTAGAACCTATTCAAGGAGAAGGTGGCTTTATTGTACCACCAGATAATTATATTAGAGAATTGAGAAATATTTGTGATAGACATGGTATTTTACTAATAGCAGATGAAGTCCAGAGTGGATTTTGCAGAACTGGAAAAGTTTTTGCTACAGAATATTGGGAAGAATTTGGCGTATATGCGGATATTGTTACAAGTGCAAAATCTATTGCAGCAGGACTACCACTTAGTGCAGTAACTGGAAAAGCTGAGATTATGGAAGCTGCGCAAGTAGGAGGTATTGGAGGCACATATTGTGGAAACCCAGTTGCAACAACTGCAGCATTAAAAGTTATAGAAGTTATGGAAAGAGAGAATTATGCACAAAAGGCAAATCATATTGCAGAGATTGCTATGAAAAGATTTAATGAAATGAAAGAAAAGTATGAGATCATTGGAGATATACGTGGTCGTGGTGCAATGATGGCAATAGAATTAGTGAAAAATAAGGATACACAAGAGCCTGCTAAGAAAGAAACAAATAAGGTTTTACAAGAATGCTGGAAAAATGGACTAGTCGTGTTATCTGCAGGTGTCCGTGGAAATAATATACGATTTCTGATGCCATTAATAATTACAGATCAACAACTAAATATAGGGTTAGATATTTTAGAAAATGCTATTAAAAGAGTAACGGATCATAATATATAG
- a CDS encoding response regulator, translating to MSNTFFIIDDDINIRKMLKHLIIKNNLGKVSEELDNGEYAVEEIIFYNPDIVLIDFLLPIKDGIEIIESAKALGYNGKFIMISQVEDDNMIGKAYENGIVFFIHKPVNMIEALNIIKGVCRNIELEKSVALIKNAVFNIEKSQSVTDQPSVNEQMVHIFTDIGIISESGSNDLINVIEKVLSFKRKNFSSTYQLQDIYRKIAEEENAVKNTHINARTIEQRIRRTILKALENIAALGNDDYYNNKFIEYSTRLFDFKQVKQEIKHMNIPKEDRGKINIKKFIEGIISKLNF from the coding sequence ATGTCAAATACTTTTTTTATTATTGATGATGATATTAATATTAGAAAAATGCTAAAGCATTTAATTATAAAAAACAATTTAGGAAAAGTCTCAGAGGAGTTGGATAATGGAGAATATGCTGTAGAAGAAATTATTTTTTATAATCCAGACATTGTACTAATAGATTTCTTATTACCTATAAAAGATGGTATTGAAATCATTGAGTCTGCAAAAGCTCTTGGATATAATGGGAAATTTATTATGATTTCTCAAGTAGAAGATGACAATATGATTGGGAAAGCTTATGAAAATGGTATCGTCTTCTTCATTCATAAACCTGTAAATATGATAGAAGCCCTTAATATTATCAAAGGAGTCTGTCGTAATATTGAACTTGAAAAATCTGTTGCCCTCATAAAAAATGCTGTTTTTAATATTGAAAAATCACAATCTGTTACGGATCAACCAAGTGTAAACGAACAAATGGTTCATATTTTTACAGACATTGGTATAATCAGTGAATCTGGTAGTAATGATTTAATAAATGTTATTGAAAAAGTCCTATCATTTAAAAGAAAAAATTTCTCATCTACTTATCAGTTACAGGATATTTATAGAAAAATTGCAGAAGAAGAAAACGCTGTAAAGAATACTCATATTAATGCAAGAACCATCGAGCAAAGAATCAGAAGAACGATTCTTAAGGCATTAGAGAATATTGCAGCACTAGGAAATGATGATTATTATAATAATAAGTTCATTGAATACAGCACAAGATTATTTGACTTTAAACAAGTAAAACAAGAGATTAAACATATGAATATTCCTAAAGAAGATAGAGGAAAAATAAACATCAAAAAATTTATTGAGGGAATTATATCTAAATTGAATTTTTAG
- a CDS encoding sensor histidine kinase: MTKIKKYLIFITSVALFGELYFHPFNSSLRFSAGIIVLNLIILIDEDSSPLSISYLSGIGVFLVRIFIRIFFVSMSFRDSIALHFPSIIYYIVYGLFILTTNIRERKNQFITPIIILTFADIISNIFEIMVRSQQITPHLIQMTILVGIARSIIAYFIYLLYKKQELFLLTREHQKRYSQLNILISDIQAEMFYLKKSTHDIEEVMGKSYQLYESYKHDKALKDKTLDIAREIHEIKKDYYRVLHGFENFLKTFEKNGTMMLSDMLVIIRENTQRYLIENKKNVYLNFDFKDDFELKKYYHLFTILNNLIINAIDACKYKGVIHITQDSDPNNIIFYVRDDGEGIDEDILPYIFNPGFTTKYDEKSGKSSTGIGLSHVKNIIGEFKGTIEVNTLINKGTTFKVIIPKNSLIGW; encoded by the coding sequence ATGACTAAAATTAAAAAATACTTGATTTTTATAACATCAGTAGCTTTATTTGGAGAATTATATTTTCACCCTTTTAATAGTTCTCTTAGATTTTCAGCAGGCATTATCGTATTAAATTTAATCATTCTCATTGATGAAGATTCTTCCCCCTTATCTATTTCTTATTTATCCGGTATAGGAGTATTTTTAGTGAGAATATTTATCCGTATTTTCTTTGTTTCTATGTCTTTTAGAGATAGTATCGCCTTACATTTTCCATCAATTATTTACTATATTGTATACGGATTATTTATACTAACTACAAATATTCGAGAACGAAAAAACCAATTCATTACACCTATTATTATTCTAACTTTTGCTGATATCATTAGTAATATATTCGAAATCATGGTAAGGAGCCAACAAATCACCCCTCATCTAATTCAGATGACAATTCTAGTGGGGATAGCCAGAAGTATTATTGCCTATTTTATTTATCTTTTATATAAAAAGCAGGAATTGTTTCTGTTAACACGCGAGCATCAAAAACGATATAGTCAGTTAAATATATTGATTTCTGACATTCAAGCTGAAATGTTCTATTTAAAAAAATCTACGCATGATATTGAAGAAGTCATGGGCAAGAGCTATCAATTATACGAAAGCTATAAGCATGACAAAGCTTTGAAAGACAAAACTTTAGATATTGCTCGGGAAATACATGAAATAAAAAAAGACTATTATAGAGTATTACATGGATTTGAAAACTTCTTAAAAACATTTGAAAAGAATGGTACAATGATGTTATCAGATATGCTTGTAATTATACGAGAAAATACACAACGGTATCTTATAGAAAATAAGAAAAATGTTTATCTCAACTTTGATTTCAAAGATGATTTTGAGTTAAAAAAATATTATCATTTATTTACTATTTTAAACAATCTTATTATCAATGCCATTGATGCTTGTAAGTATAAGGGAGTCATTCATATTACTCAAGATAGTGATCCAAACAACATTATTTTTTATGTAAGAGATGATGGTGAAGGGATTGATGAAGATATACTTCCTTACATTTTTAATCCTGGGTTTACGACCAAATACGATGAAAAAAGCGGCAAGTCATCTACAGGTATAGGTCTCTCCCATGTAAAAAACATTATTGGTGAATTCAAAGGCACCATTGAAGTAAATACTCTTATCAATAAAGGAACTACTTTTAAAGTGATTATACCAAAAAATTCATTGATTGGGTGGTAA